A single Marinitoga aeolica DNA region contains:
- a CDS encoding NADH:ubiquinone reductase (Na(+)-transporting) subunit F encodes MSPIILAPLVVSIISGVLAAIIAIVDGIVNNYGEVKVNINGEKEITVKGGASLLTTLSETGIFVPSACGGRGSCGACKVKVLSDVGPHLPTETPMLTPEEIKENIRLSCQVKVKKDIEIWLPEELFNVKKYKTRIEKITDVTHDIKEVRFKLLEPSEVNFKAGQYMQIVVPPYEKIKEPTQRAYSISSLPSEKNSFELLIRLVPGGIATTYVHNYLKEGDTMEVIGPFGEFYLRDTDADVIGVAGGSGMAPLKSIILDMYEKGITNRNVWYFFGARSLRDLYYVEMFRELEKKWPNFHFVPALSEPLPEDNWEGETGFITDVLDKYIKEKMDQNTPKEGYLCGSPGMINACVNVMTKNGISEDKIYYDKFA; translated from the coding sequence ATGAGTCCTATTATATTAGCACCTTTAGTAGTTTCAATTATTAGTGGAGTTTTAGCAGCTATAATTGCTATAGTTGATGGAATAGTAAACAATTATGGAGAAGTTAAAGTTAATATTAATGGGGAAAAAGAAATAACGGTGAAGGGTGGAGCATCTCTTCTAACCACTTTATCAGAAACTGGTATTTTTGTACCATCTGCTTGTGGAGGTAGAGGAAGTTGTGGTGCATGCAAAGTAAAGGTTTTATCAGATGTTGGCCCACATTTGCCTACCGAAACCCCAATGCTCACACCAGAAGAGATAAAAGAAAATATTAGATTATCCTGTCAGGTTAAAGTAAAAAAAGATATTGAAATATGGCTTCCAGAAGAATTGTTTAATGTAAAGAAATATAAGACAAGAATAGAAAAGATTACAGATGTAACTCATGATATTAAAGAAGTTCGTTTTAAATTATTAGAACCATCAGAAGTAAACTTTAAAGCAGGGCAATATATGCAAATAGTGGTTCCACCTTATGAAAAGATAAAAGAACCCACACAAAGAGCGTATTCTATATCATCATTACCGTCAGAAAAAAATTCATTTGAATTGTTAATAAGGCTTGTCCCCGGTGGGATTGCAACAACATATGTTCATAATTATTTAAAAGAAGGAGATACAATGGAAGTTATAGGACCATTTGGAGAGTTTTATTTAAGGGATACAGATGCAGATGTAATAGGTGTTGCAGGCGGATCGGGAATGGCTCCTTTAAAATCAATAATTTTAGATATGTATGAAAAAGGAATAACAAATAGAAATGTTTGGTATTTCTTTGGAGCAAGATCTTTGAGAGATTTATATTATGTAGAAATGTTTAGAGAATTAGAAAAAAAATGGCCTAATTTCCATTTTGTTCCTGCACTTTCTGAACCTTTACCTGAAGATAATTGGGAAGGGGAAACAGGTTTTATCACCGATGTATTAGATAAATATATTAAGGAAAAAATGGATCAGAATACACCTAAAGAAGGATATTTGTGTGGAAGTCCTGGGATGATAAATGCATGTGTTAATGTTATGACAAAAAATGGTATTTCAGAGGATAAGATTTATTATGATAAGTTCGCTTAA
- a CDS encoding RnfABCDGE type electron transport complex subunit D — MKKSFFLKQPMMRRVLYALTPIYLFALYFYGVRLLLLSVVVFGGGIITEYIMEKRVKKNVSEAVLVTSMLFVLSLPPLTPWWIALIGIIFGVLFGKEVFGGFGRNPFNPAIVGRLFIYITFPNIMTYGWMEPGNFGINAITTATPLKIMRSGEASFNLLKMFFGFRAGSMGESFIFLIIIAAIYLIYTKTASWKIILSTFLSATTMIYIFYFAGFINYPLQFLMSGSLLFVTVFMATDPISGPKNQKAHWYYGILIGVITILIRTFSLFPEGTSFAVLLGNTFAPLMDELLKKKVKK, encoded by the coding sequence GTGAAAAAAAGTTTTTTTCTTAAACAGCCTATGATGAGGCGGGTGTTGTATGCACTAACTCCTATATACTTGTTTGCTTTATACTTTTATGGAGTTAGACTTTTATTATTAAGTGTTGTTGTTTTTGGAGGAGGCATAATAACTGAATATATAATGGAAAAAAGAGTTAAAAAAAATGTATCAGAAGCCGTCCTTGTAACTTCTATGCTTTTTGTTCTATCTTTGCCTCCTTTAACGCCATGGTGGATAGCTTTGATAGGTATCATTTTTGGAGTATTGTTTGGAAAAGAAGTTTTTGGTGGTTTTGGGAGAAATCCTTTTAACCCTGCTATAGTTGGAAGATTATTTATTTATATAACCTTTCCAAATATTATGACATATGGCTGGATGGAACCGGGTAATTTTGGGATAAATGCCATTACTACGGCAACACCTTTAAAAATTATGAGAAGTGGAGAAGCGTCTTTTAATCTATTAAAAATGTTTTTTGGATTTAGAGCTGGCTCAATGGGTGAAAGTTTTATATTTCTAATAATCATAGCTGCAATTTATTTAATTTATACCAAAACTGCGAGCTGGAAAATAATTTTATCAACATTTTTAAGTGCAACTACAATGATTTATATTTTTTATTTTGCAGGTTTTATTAATTATCCACTTCAATTTTTAATGTCTGGTAGTTTGCTATTTGTTACAGTGTTTATGGCAACTGACCCAATTAGTGGTCCTAAAAATCAAAAAGCTCATTGGTACTATGGAATTTTGATTGGAGTTATAACTATATTGATTAGAACATTTTCATTATTTCCTGAAGGAACAAGTTTTGCGGTTTTATTGGGCAATACTTTTGCACCTTTAATGGATGAGCTTCTTAAAAAGAAGGTGAAAAAATGA
- a CDS encoding NADH:ubiquinone reductase (Na(+)-transporting) subunit D — protein sequence MSEYNKVLKENVWYNNPVFVQILGICSALAVTNNLTNTFIMTIAVSLVTAFSSLTVSIIKGLIPRKVRMIVQTLIIAFYVIIVDIILRAYLPGISKALGPYVGLIITNCIIMGRAEGFAQSNGPIISFWDGFTSGLGYLVVLMVVAFFRELLGFGTLFGYRVLPEGFMSWTIMLMAPSAFFMLAIFIWVAKGIMLRKEAK from the coding sequence ATGAGTGAATACAATAAAGTGTTAAAAGAAAATGTATGGTACAATAATCCAGTTTTTGTTCAAATTTTGGGAATATGTTCAGCATTAGCAGTTACTAATAATTTAACAAACACATTTATTATGACTATTGCAGTAAGTTTGGTTACAGCATTTTCAAGTTTGACCGTTTCAATAATAAAAGGACTAATTCCAAGAAAAGTAAGAATGATAGTACAAACATTAATTATAGCTTTCTATGTTATTATTGTGGATATTATTTTAAGGGCATATTTGCCAGGAATAAGTAAAGCGTTGGGACCATATGTTGGATTAATAATAACCAATTGTATTATTATGGGAAGAGCAGAAGGTTTTGCGCAATCAAATGGACCAATTATATCTTTTTGGGATGGCTTTACATCTGGTCTTGGATATTTAGTAGTTCTAATGGTTGTAGCATTTTTTAGAGAATTACTTGGCTTTGGAACATTGTTTGGTTATAGAGTTTTACCTGAAGGATTTATGTCCTGGACAATCATGTTAATGGCACCAAGTGCATTTTTTATGCTTGCAATTTTTATATGGGTTGCAAAAGGTATAATGTTAAGAAAGGAGGCTAAATAA
- a CDS encoding FMN-binding protein produces the protein MKKESKLYVVIFTFVISFVFVFILALANELTKEKVKINEELFQRKAILSAMGIEFKTDKEAYKLFDEKVKVEKIKDIDVYKSNVNGEDVYAVVFVGNGLWSTIRGVLAVNKDLTRIIGIDFISQSETPGLGGRIEEAWFKGQFRFERIKDGKIKMIIGGTGKGDFNHENGEFEAITGATRTSEAVAAMLNKYLSILKNLLGGELR, from the coding sequence ATGAAAAAGGAAAGTAAATTATATGTAGTTATATTTACTTTTGTTATTTCATTTGTTTTTGTTTTTATATTGGCATTAGCAAATGAGTTGACTAAAGAAAAGGTTAAAATAAATGAAGAATTATTCCAAAGAAAGGCTATACTCTCTGCTATGGGAATAGAATTTAAAACTGATAAAGAAGCTTATAAATTATTTGATGAAAAAGTTAAAGTTGAAAAAATTAAAGATATAGATGTTTATAAATCAAATGTGAATGGAGAGGATGTATACGCCGTTGTTTTTGTTGGTAATGGATTATGGAGTACTATTAGAGGAGTACTTGCAGTTAATAAGGACTTAACTAGAATTATAGGGATAGATTTCATTTCCCAAAGCGAAACTCCGGGTTTGGGAGGAAGAATTGAAGAAGCATGGTTTAAAGGACAATTTAGATTTGAAAGGATTAAAGATGGAAAAATAAAAATGATTATAGGAGGAACTGGTAAAGGAGATTTTAACCATGAAAATGGCGAATTTGAAGCAATTACAGGTGCTACAAGAACATCTGAAGCAGTAGCAGCCATGTTAAATAAGTATTTGTCTATTTTAAAAAACCTCTTAGGGGGTGAATTGAGATGA
- a CDS encoding Rnf-Nqr domain containing protein, with protein sequence MAPNINPFILFFASIFTSNILLANFLGMCSFISISKDITSSNGLGMAVTMVMTITTALNWIVYNKIIVPLGLEYLRYIIFIIVIAAVVQILEMLIDRLSPNLYMSLGIFLPLITVNCAILGVSLFMQLRYYTFIQSIFYGLGSGLGWWLAIMALAAIRKRVDKSPNVPAALKGPGLTLIIIGIMAMAFIGFSGMLNVQ encoded by the coding sequence ATGGCTCCAAATATAAATCCTTTTATATTATTTTTTGCATCAATTTTTACAAGTAATATATTACTTGCTAATTTTCTTGGAATGTGTTCATTTATTTCAATATCTAAAGACATAACTTCATCAAATGGTTTAGGAATGGCAGTTACAATGGTAATGACAATAACTACAGCTTTAAATTGGATTGTATATAATAAAATTATAGTTCCATTAGGATTAGAATATTTAAGATATATTATTTTTATAATTGTTATTGCTGCAGTTGTACAAATATTGGAAATGCTTATTGATAGGTTATCACCAAATTTATATATGAGCTTAGGTATTTTTTTACCATTAATTACTGTTAATTGTGCAATTTTAGGTGTTTCATTATTTATGCAATTGAGATATTATACATTTATCCAGTCTATATTCTATGGATTAGGTTCTGGTCTTGGCTGGTGGTTAGCAATTATGGCGTTAGCAGCTATTAGAAAAAGAGTTGATAAAAGTCCTAATGTTCCTGCTGCTTTAAAAGGCCCAGGGTTGACGTTGATTATTATAGGTATAATGGCCATGGCATTCATAGGATTCTCAGGAATGCTTAATGTACAGTGA